A window from Prochlorococcus marinus CUG1435 encodes these proteins:
- a CDS encoding phosphotransacetylase family protein, which yields MSDILLIGSCEPFSGKSALVLGIAKRLLQEKKKVRIGKPLATCIELTNLPSMSYEGLIDDDVKFIGSTLNIEEKNLISSVGLLDNISAEKRISNKDLLPGKGFDQIEGLVNDDFEGLNILEAAGSLHEGMIYGLSLPQLAESLNAKVLIVNLWEDCKSVDALLDAKKQLGKHLAGVVLNAVLPQEVEKVKNEIIPSLKDLNIEVFGVMPKSPLLRSVTVGELVRRLNARVICCPEKDQLLVETLSIGAMGVNSAMEFFRRRRNMAVVTGADRTDIQLAALEASTQCLILTGLGEPLSQLIHRAEELEVPILKVELDTLASVEIIEQAFGHVRIHESIKASYAVQLVQDHVNLKRILEKIDFPCNFSDKC from the coding sequence ATGAGCGATATATTGTTAATTGGTTCATGTGAGCCATTTAGTGGTAAGTCTGCATTGGTTCTTGGGATAGCAAAAAGACTTTTACAGGAGAAAAAAAAAGTACGCATTGGTAAACCATTAGCAACATGTATCGAACTTACTAATTTACCTTCAATGTCTTATGAAGGATTAATAGACGATGATGTTAAGTTTATTGGGTCTACATTAAATATTGAAGAGAAGAATTTAATTTCTTCAGTAGGATTATTGGATAATATATCAGCTGAAAAAAGAATATCTAATAAAGATTTACTACCAGGAAAAGGTTTTGATCAAATTGAGGGATTGGTTAATGATGATTTTGAAGGATTGAATATTCTTGAAGCGGCTGGAAGTCTTCATGAAGGAATGATCTATGGCTTAAGTCTCCCACAACTAGCTGAAAGTTTAAATGCGAAAGTCTTAATTGTGAATTTATGGGAAGATTGTAAAAGCGTAGATGCATTACTTGATGCGAAAAAACAATTAGGAAAGCATTTGGCTGGAGTGGTTTTGAATGCTGTTTTGCCTCAGGAAGTCGAAAAAGTTAAAAATGAAATTATACCTTCTCTAAAAGATCTGAATATTGAAGTATTTGGAGTCATGCCTAAATCACCATTACTAAGAAGTGTAACTGTCGGTGAACTCGTAAGACGACTAAATGCCCGTGTAATTTGTTGTCCTGAAAAAGATCAATTACTTGTTGAGACATTAAGTATTGGTGCAATGGGAGTAAATTCTGCAATGGAATTTTTTAGAAGAAGAAGAAATATGGCTGTGGTTACTGGAGCTGATAGAACTGATATCCAACTTGCGGCTTTGGAAGCTTCGACTCAATGTCTTATTTTAACTGGCTTGGGAGAACCTTTATCCCAATTGATTCATAGAGCAGAAGAATTGGAGGTGCCAATTTTAAAGGTGGAATTAGACACTCTTGCTTCTGTAGAAATTATTGAACAAGCTTTTGGGCATGTAAGGATACATGAATCAATCAAAGCTTCTTATGCAGTTCAATTAGTGCAGGATCATGTGAATCTCAAAAGAATTCTTGAAAAGATAGATTTTCCCTGCAATTTTTCAGATAAATGCTAA
- a CDS encoding DNA recombination-mediator protein A, with translation MSRSLDLPATEGVDALAQELAKLQDNGKRRIAFLGSRHVPVVDIHLIELIARSLAEEGHNILTSGSQGVNAAVIRAVLDINPSLLTVLLPQSLDRQIPEIKEQLERVMHLVEKSENDELPLPLASSLCNQEIITRCDQLICFAFHDSETLLNSCRCAEEMGKVVSLLFFD, from the coding sequence TTGAGTCGCTCTTTAGATCTACCAGCAACTGAAGGTGTTGATGCCTTAGCTCAAGAACTTGCAAAACTCCAGGATAATGGAAAAAGAAGGATTGCTTTTTTGGGCAGTAGACATGTACCAGTTGTTGATATCCACTTGATCGAGTTAATAGCAAGATCGTTAGCAGAGGAAGGACATAATATTCTCACATCAGGATCTCAAGGAGTAAATGCTGCTGTTATACGAGCTGTTTTAGATATTAACCCATCATTATTGACTGTTTTATTGCCACAAAGTCTTGATAGACAAATCCCCGAAATCAAAGAACAACTTGAGAGGGTTATGCACTTAGTTGAAAAAAGTGAAAATGATGAATTGCCTTTGCCACTAGCGAGCAGCCTTTGTAATCAAGAAATTATTACAAGGTGCGATCAATTAATTTGTTTTGCATTTCACGATAGTGAAACCTTACTAAACAGTTGTAGATGTGCAGAAGAAATGGGCAAAGTGGTTAGCCTGTTATTTTTTGATTAA
- a CDS encoding YajQ family cyclic di-GMP-binding protein: protein MAESFSFDVVSDFERQELVNSLDQVKREISQRYDLKGTDTVVDLDKENIFITTNSELTLNAVNDIIRQKAIKRDLSLKIFEYGQIEIVSGNRVKQTILLKQGIKQEIAKKISKNIRDQIKKINVSINGETLRVSSKSKNDLQLAIKLVGELEESLDIPLKANNFR, encoded by the coding sequence ATGGCAGAAAGTTTTTCATTTGATGTAGTCTCTGATTTCGAAAGACAGGAATTAGTTAATAGTTTAGATCAAGTAAAAAGGGAAATTTCTCAACGTTATGATCTGAAAGGAACTGACACAGTAGTTGATTTAGATAAAGAAAATATTTTTATAACGACTAATAGTGAACTTACCCTAAATGCTGTCAATGACATAATCAGACAAAAGGCAATAAAAAGAGACTTATCTTTAAAAATTTTCGAGTATGGTCAAATTGAAATAGTGAGTGGTAATAGGGTGAAACAAACAATTCTATTAAAACAGGGAATCAAACAAGAAATAGCCAAAAAAATCAGTAAAAATATTAGAGATCAAATAAAAAAAATCAATGTCAGCATTAATGGAGAAACACTAAGAGTTTCTAGTAAAAGTAAAAATGATCTTCAATTAGCAATTAAGCTTGTTGGTGAATTGGAAGAATCTTTGGATATTCCCCTAAAGGCAAATAACTTTAGATAA
- a CDS encoding prohibitin family protein: protein MSTSFKNVTPTGPGGTATLLIVLSFTGFLLLTQSLFVVPSGQVAVVTTLGKVSGPSRRAGLNFKLPFIQSVYPFDIKTQVQPEKFETLTKDLQVIRATATVKYSVKPNEAGRIFATIASRNSDVYQKIVQPSLLKALKSVFSQYELETIATEFAVISEKVGDTVAKELNSFDYVDVKSLDLTGLEIAEEYRAAIEQKQIAGQQLLRAKTEVEIAEQEALRYETLNRSLDDQVLFKLFLDKWDGSTQVVPGLPGSEGGSPPVIVGGRR, encoded by the coding sequence ATGTCAACATCCTTTAAAAATGTCACTCCGACTGGTCCCGGGGGGACAGCAACACTCTTAATTGTATTGTCTTTTACTGGCTTTCTTTTGCTCACTCAGTCTCTCTTTGTTGTGCCCTCTGGACAGGTTGCAGTAGTAACAACATTAGGGAAAGTAAGTGGTCCTTCTAGAAGAGCTGGTCTAAATTTTAAACTGCCATTTATTCAATCTGTATATCCGTTCGATATTAAAACTCAAGTTCAACCTGAAAAATTTGAAACTTTAACAAAGGATCTTCAAGTTATTAGAGCTACAGCTACTGTAAAATATTCAGTTAAACCAAATGAAGCAGGGAGGATTTTTGCCACTATTGCTAGTAGAAATAGTGATGTTTATCAAAAAATTGTTCAGCCATCTTTACTAAAAGCTCTTAAGTCAGTCTTCTCTCAATATGAGCTGGAAACAATAGCTACAGAATTTGCGGTTATTTCTGAAAAAGTTGGAGATACCGTTGCAAAAGAACTCAATTCTTTTGATTATGTAGATGTTAAAAGTTTGGATCTTACTGGACTAGAGATTGCTGAAGAATATAGAGCTGCTATAGAACAAAAACAAATAGCTGGTCAACAATTATTAAGAGCAAAAACAGAAGTGGAAATTGCTGAGCAAGAGGCTCTTAGATATGAAACCTTAAATAGAAGTCTTGATGATCAGGTTCTTTTCAAATTATTTCTTGACAAGTGGGATGGTAGCACTCAAGTCGTACCAGGCTTACCAGGTTCAGAGGGAGGCTCTCCTCCAGTAATAGTTGGTGGTAGAAGATAA
- the hemL gene encoding glutamate-1-semialdehyde 2,1-aminomutase produces MTNILNCTQSEEVFSAAQELMPGGVSSPVRAFKSVGGQPIVFDRVKGPFAWDIDGNRYIDYIGSWGPAICGHAHPEVTTALQEAIEKGTSFGAPCILENKLAEMVIDAVPSVEMVRFVNSGTEACMAVLRLMRAFTGRDKVIKFDGCYHGHADMFLVKAGSGVATLGLPDSPGVPRTTTANTLTAPYNDLEAVKKLFSENPDAISGVILEPIVGNAGFITPEPGFLEGLRELTTENGSLLVFDEVMTGFRISYGGAQEKFGVIPDLTTLGKVIGGGLPVGAYGGKKEIMSMVAPSGPVYQAGTLSGNPLAMTAGIKTLELLKQEGTYEKLDAITSRLTEGILQSAESNGIAIYGGNVSAMFGFFLCEGPVRNFDEAKTNDAELFGKLHREMLQRGIYLAPSPFEAGFTSLAHGEEEIEKTIEAFDQSFCALKN; encoded by the coding sequence GTGACTAACATATTAAATTGCACCCAATCAGAAGAAGTTTTCTCCGCAGCCCAAGAATTAATGCCTGGAGGAGTAAGTTCTCCTGTAAGAGCTTTTAAGTCTGTAGGCGGACAGCCAATTGTGTTTGATAGAGTTAAAGGCCCTTTCGCCTGGGATATCGATGGAAATAGATATATTGACTATATAGGTAGTTGGGGACCTGCCATATGCGGACATGCTCATCCTGAAGTGACAACAGCATTACAAGAAGCAATTGAAAAAGGTACCAGCTTTGGAGCTCCATGTATTTTAGAAAATAAACTTGCTGAGATGGTTATAGATGCCGTCCCATCAGTAGAAATGGTCAGATTTGTTAATAGCGGGACTGAAGCTTGCATGGCTGTTTTAAGGCTAATGAGAGCATTTACTGGAAGAGATAAAGTTATTAAATTTGACGGATGCTATCACGGCCATGCAGATATGTTTTTGGTTAAGGCCGGATCAGGAGTGGCTACTTTAGGATTGCCAGATTCTCCAGGAGTTCCACGCACAACAACTGCTAATACACTAACTGCACCTTATAATGATCTAGAAGCAGTTAAAAAATTATTTTCCGAAAATCCTGATGCCATTTCTGGGGTAATTCTTGAGCCAATTGTAGGTAATGCCGGCTTTATTACTCCTGAGCCAGGTTTCTTGGAGGGGTTAAGAGAATTAACCACTGAGAATGGATCCTTATTAGTTTTTGATGAGGTCATGACCGGTTTCAGAATCAGTTATGGTGGTGCTCAAGAAAAGTTTGGAGTTATTCCTGACTTAACTACTCTAGGGAAAGTTATTGGTGGAGGTCTTCCTGTCGGAGCTTATGGAGGTAAGAAAGAAATAATGTCAATGGTTGCTCCTTCAGGTCCGGTCTATCAGGCAGGTACTTTAAGCGGAAACCCACTAGCAATGACTGCTGGTATAAAAACCCTCGAGCTACTCAAACAAGAAGGCACCTATGAAAAATTAGATGCAATAACTTCTAGGTTAACTGAAGGGATACTTCAGTCTGCAGAAAGTAATGGAATTGCAATTTACGGTGGGAATGTAAGCGCTATGTTTGGATTTTTCTTATGTGAGGGGCCAGTAAGAAACTTTGATGAAGCAAAAACAAATGACGCCGAACTATTCGGTAAGTTGCATAGAGAGATGTTACAAAGAGGAATTTACCTAGCTCCAAGTCCTTTTGAAGCTGGCTTCACTTCCTTGGCACATGGCGAAGAAGAAATTGAGAAGACTATCGAGGCATTTGATCAATCTTTTTGCGCCTTAAAAAACTAA
- the xth gene encoding exodeoxyribonuclease III has translation MLIATWNVNSIRTRLSQIIDWINQVNPDILCLQETKVVDDSFPTEPFEKLGYSVEVYGQKSYNGVAIISKIKAENIKKGFYGCKNSDQDIEIFRDQKRLISADINGIKIINVYVPNGSSLESEKFEYKINWLNCLASLLDEQEKKGGFICLMGDFNIAPSNLDIHDPKKYEGGIMASEIERNALRNVLKGRLIDTFRIFEKNTGHWSWWDYRNNAYELNKGWRIDHIYISKELSSNLKNCVIDSLPRANLRPSDHAPVMINLNLDDTNIDFFEEEDNFFEI, from the coding sequence TTGTTAATAGCAACTTGGAATGTTAACTCTATTAGAACCAGACTTTCACAAATAATAGATTGGATTAATCAGGTCAATCCAGATATTCTATGTTTACAGGAAACAAAAGTAGTAGATGATAGTTTTCCGACTGAACCTTTTGAAAAATTAGGCTATTCGGTAGAGGTTTACGGACAAAAGTCCTACAACGGCGTTGCAATTATTTCTAAAATTAAAGCCGAAAATATTAAAAAAGGATTTTACGGTTGTAAAAACTCTGACCAAGATATTGAAATCTTCAGAGATCAAAAACGATTAATTTCTGCTGATATTAATGGTATTAAAATCATAAATGTATATGTTCCTAATGGATCTTCACTAGAGTCAGAAAAGTTTGAGTACAAAATTAATTGGTTAAATTGTTTAGCTTCTTTATTGGATGAACAAGAAAAAAAAGGAGGGTTTATTTGTCTGATGGGCGATTTTAATATTGCTCCATCTAACTTAGATATTCATGATCCAAAGAAATATGAAGGGGGAATAATGGCATCTGAGATTGAGAGAAATGCTCTAAGGAATGTACTGAAAGGGAGACTAATAGATACATTTAGGATTTTTGAAAAAAATACTGGTCATTGGAGTTGGTGGGATTACCGTAATAATGCATATGAATTAAATAAAGGTTGGAGGATAGACCATATTTACATCAGTAAAGAACTATCATCAAACCTTAAAAACTGTGTAATAGACAGCTTACCTAGAGCAAATCTACGACCAAGTGATCATGCCCCGGTAATGATAAATCTAAACTTAGATGACACAAATATAGATTTTTTTGAGGAAGAGGATAATTTTTTCGAAATATAA